A genomic window from Pseudomonadales bacterium includes:
- the sigJ gene encoding RNA polymerase sigma factor SigJ, with protein sequence MSLSRLESLAYRMLGSIADAEDVVQEAQVRLLQLKQSEEAAAVENEQAWLFRVVTNLSLDRLRALRRAREQYPGPWLPEPVMTDQEAPEALTGLAEELSLGLLFVLERLSPLERVVFILREGFDLPFDDIAVMVDASAASCRQRYRRAREHLRDEPRFPAPAAAQGELLNRLLLAVAEKDSAAIVALFDADAVVYTDGGGVVSAAVRPVTDPRRIAQVLLHLAQKGIEEGGIDYTQTLLNGAPALLLSQNGVLHSTVQLEVRDNRILRLYVMRNPDKLTRVRLTPACTGRLGTRINVSVG encoded by the coding sequence GTGTCACTTTCACGCCTTGAATCCCTGGCCTATCGGATGCTCGGCTCGATTGCCGATGCGGAGGATGTGGTGCAGGAGGCCCAGGTTCGGCTGCTGCAGCTCAAGCAGAGTGAAGAGGCGGCCGCTGTGGAAAATGAGCAGGCCTGGCTGTTTCGAGTAGTGACCAATCTTTCGCTCGATCGGCTGCGGGCGCTGCGACGCGCCCGCGAGCAGTACCCCGGACCCTGGCTGCCGGAACCAGTGATGACCGACCAGGAAGCACCCGAAGCACTGACCGGTCTGGCCGAGGAGCTGAGTCTCGGTCTGCTCTTTGTCCTCGAACGCTTGAGTCCGCTCGAGCGCGTAGTGTTCATTCTCCGCGAAGGCTTCGATCTGCCCTTCGATGACATCGCGGTGATGGTGGATGCCTCGGCAGCCAGTTGCCGGCAGCGCTACCGCAGGGCGCGTGAGCACCTTCGCGATGAGCCACGGTTTCCTGCTCCCGCCGCAGCCCAGGGGGAGCTGTTGAACCGACTCCTGCTGGCAGTCGCAGAAAAGGACTCGGCAGCGATCGTTGCTCTGTTTGATGCTGATGCAGTCGTCTACACCGATGGTGGCGGTGTCGTCAGCGCCGCAGTGCGACCGGTCACCGACCCGCGGCGCATTGCTCAGGTGCTGCTGCATCTCGCACAGAAAGGGATAGAGGAGGGCGGCATCGATTACACACAGACACTGCTCAATGGCGCCCCTGCGCTGCTGTTAAGTCAGAACGGTGTACTGCATTCCACCGTGCAGCTCGAAGTTCGCGATAATCGCATCCTGCGTCTGTATGTGATGCGCAATCCGGACAAACTCACACGCGTGCGTCTTACACCGGCTTGCACCGGCCGTCTCGGGACTCGCATCAACGTCAGCGTTGGCTGA
- a CDS encoding helix-turn-helix domain-containing protein → MARPDHRTNLTTAAIMLFRAQGFAATGLNQIVADSGAPKGSLYHYFPGGKEELGATAVEVAGVAVADALRSIAAESVSFADFLSRYLYMVAGWLEESDFSAGCPIATVLLENAPGSESITAAGQAALDDWTDIIADVLRRDGVEDAARQARGVLAAVEGGMLMARVQRSTAVLLGLQSVLRRSILDTDFPTQKETT, encoded by the coding sequence ATGGCGCGCCCGGATCACAGGACCAATCTCACCACCGCGGCGATCATGCTGTTCCGTGCCCAGGGGTTTGCCGCGACCGGCCTCAATCAGATTGTTGCAGACAGCGGGGCGCCGAAAGGGTCGCTTTATCACTATTTCCCGGGGGGCAAGGAAGAACTCGGTGCTACCGCTGTGGAGGTGGCCGGTGTCGCTGTTGCCGATGCGCTCAGGAGCATTGCAGCCGAGTCCGTGTCATTCGCCGACTTCCTGAGCCGCTATTTGTACATGGTGGCTGGCTGGCTCGAGGAGTCCGATTTTTCTGCCGGTTGCCCGATCGCTACTGTGCTGCTTGAAAATGCTCCCGGTTCCGAATCCATCACCGCAGCGGGTCAGGCGGCGCTCGATGACTGGACGGACATCATCGCCGATGTGCTGCGGCGGGACGGTGTCGAAGATGCTGCCCGTCAGGCTCGCGGTGTGCTGGCTGCGGTAGAAGGGGGCATGCTGATGGCGCGGGTACAACGCTCAACGGCGGTGCTGCTGGGGCTCCAGTCGGTACTGCGACGATCTATTCTCGATACCGATTTTCCAACCCAAAAGGAGACGACATGA
- a CDS encoding SDR family NAD(P)-dependent oxidoreductase gives MKDFSGRIAVVTGGGTGMGRELCVALAKAGAHVAMCDVSVDNMSETRALCETAAPAGTRISCHQCDVSDEQQVLNFCNEVQEAQDTDHINLLFNNAGIGGGGSFVDGDREEWERTFGVCWYGVYHCARAFMPLLVASSEGYLVNTSSVNGMWASIGPGVPHTAYCAAKFAVRGFSEALVTDLRVNAPHVKVAVVMPGHVGTSIALNSSVVLGKGTALEMSAKEVALLRSRWSAMGMPVDNLPDDDIRQAVHQRGIEFRDKAPTSAAQAAEIILDGVRGDRWRILVGEDAHRIDELVREMPEQVYEVEFMQRLLEAGHFGGLLPANSPGT, from the coding sequence ATGAAAGATTTTTCCGGCCGAATCGCGGTAGTAACCGGAGGTGGCACGGGTATGGGCAGAGAGCTGTGTGTCGCTCTCGCGAAAGCGGGTGCCCATGTCGCCATGTGCGATGTGTCGGTGGACAACATGAGTGAAACCCGCGCGCTGTGCGAAACAGCGGCGCCAGCGGGTACCCGCATCTCCTGTCACCAATGTGATGTCTCAGACGAACAGCAGGTGCTCAATTTCTGTAACGAAGTGCAGGAAGCGCAGGATACGGACCATATCAACCTGCTCTTTAACAATGCTGGCATCGGTGGTGGTGGCAGCTTCGTGGACGGCGATCGGGAAGAGTGGGAGCGCACCTTCGGTGTGTGCTGGTACGGTGTGTACCACTGTGCACGAGCCTTCATGCCACTGCTGGTTGCAAGCTCCGAAGGCTACCTGGTCAACACGAGCAGTGTGAACGGCATGTGGGCGAGCATTGGTCCCGGTGTTCCCCATACCGCTTACTGCGCGGCGAAGTTCGCGGTAAGGGGCTTCAGCGAAGCGCTGGTAACGGATCTGCGTGTGAATGCGCCCCATGTCAAAGTGGCCGTGGTGATGCCTGGACACGTCGGCACATCCATCGCGCTGAATTCCTCTGTCGTGCTCGGTAAGGGCACCGCACTGGAGATGTCAGCGAAGGAAGTCGCTCTGCTGCGCTCGCGCTGGTCGGCTATGGGTATGCCGGTGGACAATCTGCCGGACGACGACATCCGCCAGGCAGTTCATCAGAGAGGCATTGAATTCCGTGATAAGGCGCCGACCAGCGCAGCCCAGGCAGCTGAGATTATTCTCGACGGAGTGCGGGGCGATCGCTGGCGCATCCTGGTGGGTGAGGACGCCCACCGGATCGATGAACTCGTGCGCGAAATGCCGGAGCAGGTCTACGAGGTCGAATTCATGCAGCGCCTGCTGGAAGCCGGCCACTTCGGCGGTCTGTTACCGGCGAATTCACCCGGCACCTGA